DNA sequence from the Sulfurimonas sediminis genome:
CATAGCATCTATCGCTTTAGTCATACATGCAAGGTCACAGCCTGCGATAAGGTCTTCACGATTTTCTATGACACTGTAGAGCCAGTTCAAAAAATCACCGTAACTGAGCTGATTTTTGTTGGCAGAAAATTCTACATGTACGTGTGCATTGATAAGACCGGGCATAAGCAGCGAATTTTTTTGCAGCTGTATGGTTTTGGCTTCTGGAAATTTCTGCTCCAGTTCTTCTAAACTGCCTATGTCTCGGATGGTTTTGTCAAATGCAATTGCCTTGTCTGCAAGGAGAATATCAGGTGTTAAAATATAATTGGGAACGAGTATTGTCATCTTTTTTTCTTTTTTTCGAATTATACACTTTTTTTAATATTAGTTTGGATAAAATAGTCCTTCAGAAGATAAATCATCATAATAAGGGTATAAATGAAAATAGTGGTTATTCAAGGTCCAAATTTAAATATGCTAGGAATTCGTGAACAAAATATTTACGGTCCGATGAAATTAGAACAGATTCATGCACAGATGAAAGATGTAGCAACTCAAAACGGTGTGGAAATAGAATTTTTTCAAAGTAATCTTGAGGGTGAAATTGTAGATAAAATTCAGGAGTGCTACGGTGAAGCACAGGGATTGATTATCAATGCTGCTGCCTATACGCACACTTCTATCGCTATCCGCGATGCCATTTCTGCTGTTAGCTTGCCTACCATAGAAGTGCATATCAGCAATATTCACAGACGTGAAGAGTTTAGACAAAAAAATATGATTGCACCTGTCTGCACATCATCTGTTGTCGGTTTCGGACCTTTTGGCTACCATTTGGCTATGATGGGTATGCTTCAGATTATGAACGAAATCAAAGCGGCCCAAGAAGCGCAGGCGCAAGCACAGAAACAGGTTTAAGTCTTTACATGTACAGGAAACGCAAGATAAACAAAAGATTGACCTCTTTTTACAGCTTGCATTTCCCTTATACTGCCCATGCCAAAAGTCGGCATAGATATGAAACTGTTGTAGGTGTCGGTGGAAATGTCGGAGATGTACGTCGAAGATTTGAGCATCTTCTTGTGGTATTGCAAAAAGATAAAAGAGTATCAATAGTAAAAACATCATTGATTTTAAAAAATCCTCCTTTTGGCTATACAGACCAGGATGATTTTTTCAACTCAATACTTGTTTTAAAAACTTCAATGCAGCCAAGAGTTTTTTTACGCTTTTTACTGAGACTGGAAAAAAAATTTGGCAGAAAAAGAACTTTTGAAAATGCACCAAGGACGCTAGATTTGGATATTATATTTTTTGATAACCGTACAATACATACACAAGATTTAATTGTGCCGCATCCTTTTTATGCACAAAGAGAAAGTGTAATGATACCTTTGTCAGGTGTTGGTAGATGAAAATATTGACTTTTACCGGGCGCAGTCCCTCAGAGGCATTGAAAAAAGCAAAAATGGAAATTGGTGATGAGGGTATGCTCATTGAAACCAAAGAGATTCAAAAAAAAGCTTTAGGCAGAGAAGCACTCTATGAGATAGTAATCGGCATAGATGAAGAGATGATTCCGTCTACCTATAAAAAAGCAAAAAAACCACTTTCCAAACAGCAACCGCTCAAAGAAGAGAGTCGGGAAATACTTTTTGATATTTCCAATGCGGCACAACAAATTTCTAAAATTTCAAATGTGACCGATCCTTTGGAGAACTTATATCAGCCTTCATCACAACAAACGGCTACTGCTGTTGAACCAAAAGAGCTAAAAGAGATAAAATCTGAAATCAATAAACTGACAGATAAGGTAAAAATTATTCAAAATATGTTTTGGGATGAAAAATCACCAAATCTTTCAAGTCAAATTCCGCCGGAATTTTCTGAAATTTATCGTCTTGCCTCACAAAGCGGAATGAACAGGGAACATTTGGATACTCTTATGCAGGTTACTTTGGAACATATGCCGTTGAAAATGCGAGAAAACTCTTCCACTGTAAAAAGGTATTTTCAAACAATACTTCGAAAAATGGTTCCTATCCGAAGAGAAACACTGCCTAATATAGGTGCGAAAAAAGTTATTATGCTTGTCGGACCAACAGGTGTGGGAAAGACAACTTCTATTGCCAAACTTGCTGCCAGATACTCTTTTTTAATGGAAAAAAAGTACAAAGTCGGACTGGTTGTACTTGACACCTATCGCATAGGTGCCGTCGAGCAGTTGATGCAGTATGCACGAATGATGAAACTTGGAATTGAAACAGTTGTTGATCCTCCGGAGTTTTCAAGTGCTCTGGAGTCTCTCAAATATTGTGACTATATATTGATTGATACAATGGGATCGAGTCCTTATGACAGAGTAAAAATTGAAAAAATATATGAGTGTCTCAACGCAAATAACACGCAATACAATGTGGATGTAGTACTGGTAATGCCAAGTTCAATTAAATATGAAGACCTAAAGGTGACCTATGACAGCTTTTCAACACTGGGTGTAGATACACTGATGTTTACAAAACTGGATGAGACGATGGGTTTTGGAAATATTTTTTCACTGGCTTATGAAACAAAAAAACCGATAAGTTACTTTTCTGTAGGTCAGGAAGTACCGGAAGATTTAGTATGTGCGAGCAGTGATTTTTTAATTGAGTGTCTTTTGAACGGATTTAACAGGAGTAAGGTATGATTGGGAATCAGGCACAAAAGCTTGAAGAACTGGTTGCTTCAAATTCCCAAAAGAAAAAATCAAAAAAAACACGTTTTATCGCAATTACAAGTGGTAAAGGCGGAGTGGGCAAAAGTACTATAAGTTCAAACCTTGCCTACGCGTTGTCTCAGCAGGGTTTGAATGTGGGAATATTTGATGCAGATATAGGACTGGCCAATCTGGATGTTATGTTTAATGTAAAAATCAAAAAAAACATTTTACATGTACTCAAAGGTGAGGCGACGGTTAGCGATATTTTAATTCCTATTACCCGTAATCTTATTCTTATTCCTGGTGAGAGCGGTGATGAAATATTAAAATATTCCGATATGGCACTGTTTGACAGGTTTATGCAGGAGGCACAGGTTTTAAACAAACTTGATGTTATGATTATAGATACGGGAGCCGGGATTGGAGAGCATATTCAAATGTTTTTAAATGCGGCAGATGATGTAATTGTTGTAACAGTTCCCGATCCTGCAGCAATTACCGACGCCTATGCAACGATTAAAACAATTGCGACACTCAGAAATGATGTATTTATGATAATGAATCAGGTGAAAAATGAAAAAGAGGCTTTTGGTGTTTTTGAAAAAATTAAAAAAGTTGCCAAGGCAAATATAGGTGAAAAACTGGACCTGCAGTTGATTGGGAAAATGAATGCTGATGCGAAAGTGTCAACATCCGTAAAACAGCGCGCACTTTTTAGAAGGCTTTATCCTGCATCACAGCCGAGCAGAGACATAGATGCAATTGTGCGTAAAATTATACAAAAGCTGGAACGAAATGTGCTGGTTACATCCAATGAAAGTGGATTGTCAGGTCTGTTTAAAAGATTAATGGACCATTTTTAAGTCTTATTTGGGGTAGTTATGTTTGGTGAAAATTTTGTTTATTTTTTTACTGTTCAAGGGTTTTTTGTAGGAATAATCTTTGGGTTGTTAAAATCTTTTGATGCTGAGGGATTATTACTTTATACATTTTTTATTACCATCTTTTTTTATCTTTTTTCACATGTAATCGTTGCACTTTATTACAAAACAATCACGGTTAAAGCCTATAATTTCCCAAAAGAAACCCATGAAACAGAATTAGATATTTTTGTAAAAGAGATAAACAAAAGAGAAAAACTGATAGACTCAGCGTGCAAAATTACAGATATTGCTATCAAAATGAACTCTGAAGATGTAGCCGGACAAAAATTATGATAAACAATGCCTACCTTCAAGATCTCAAACACAAAGAAGATGAACTGGCATTGCAATATCTTCCTGCCGTAAAAGCAATGGCTTTTCGGCTCAAAGAGCGGCTTCCAAGCTCGGTGGACTTTAGTGATCTTTCAGCAATCGGTACAGAAGAACTGATAAAACTGGCTAGACGATATGATGAAAAGCTCAATAATTCTTTTTGGGGCTATGCAAAAAAAAGAGTTTATGGTGCAATGCTTGACTATTTGAGAAGTCTGGATATTTTAAGCCGTGCGAGCCGTAAACTTGTAAAAGCTATAGATTATGCAGTTCAGGAATATATGCTGACACATGATGAAGAACCGAGTGATGAAGAACTGGCAGATATACTGGATGAAAGTATTGAAAAAGTTCATGAAGCACGCATCGCATCAAACATTTATACAGTCATGCCTCTGCATGATCAATTGCAGGTTGGTGATGAAGGTGCAGCCCTTGTTCAAATTGAAAAAGAAGAGTTGATTGGCGTAATAAAAAAAGTTCTTTCCTCTTATAAAGAGAGAGAACAGATGATAATTCAGCTATACTACTTTGAAGAGCTGACTTTAAAAGAAATTAGTGATATTTTAGATATAACCGAGTCCCGTATTTCACAAATTCACAAGTCTGTAATCCAAAAAATTAAAGAGAGTATAGGAGCATAACATGGCAGATATACTATCACAGGAAGAAATCGATGCGCTTTTGGATGTTGTTGAAGATGAAGGTGAAAATGTCTTAGAGAGTGATGAAGATGCTCTTTTGCCTCAACGGCAGGTAACTCTCTATGATTTTAAACGTCCAAACAGGGTTTCAAAGGAACAACTTCGTGCATTTCGCGGTGTTCATGACAAAATGGCCAGAAGTCTGGCTTCTCAGATATCTTCAATTATGCGTTCTATTGTTGAAATACAGCTGCATTCTGTTGATCAAATGACCTATGGTGAATTTTTGATGAGTTTGCCAAATCCTACAAGTTTTAATGTGTTTTCGGTAAAACCCCTTGAGGGAAGCGGCATTATAGAAATCAATCCCTCCATTGCTTTTCCTATGCTTGACAGATTGCTTGGAGGAAAAGGAGAACCTTTTGATGCAAGTCGGGAATTTTCGGATATAGAACTCAGCCTGTTTGAAACAATACTTCGTGTTATGATGAGCACATTAAAAGAGGCATGGGCCCCTGTTATGGAAATTTATCCGACAATAGAATCCAAAGAATCTTCTCCGAATGTCGTTCAAATTGTTGCACAAAACGAAATTGTTGTTATGGTGGTGATGGAAATTATCATAGGCCACAGTTCCGGTATGATGAATATATGCTATCCTGTTATCTCATTGGAACCTGTTTTGCCAAAACTTGCCAGTCGTGATTTAATGTTAAACGAAACAAGTTCTAAAAAAAGTAGAAATATGGAACTGAAGGTTCTTCTCGGTGGGGCAAAAGTAAATGTAGAGGCAAATTTGGGTGATGCAGATTTAACTATGCATGATATACTTGAACTGAAAATCGGTGATGTAATCAGGCTCTCAAGTGCTGCAGATGACATTGTGACTGTTGCAGTAGACGGAAAAGAGAGATTTCGCGGTGAAATAGGACTGCGTAGGTTCAGAAAATCAATCAGTATTACAGAGATTATTGAAACAGAAAAAGATACTGTCAAGCGCGCACTTGAGAATTTAGAAAAACAAAGACACGAAAAAATTTCCGGGGTTAAAGATATAATTCATGAAGGTGAAATGGAATTTGAAAACAAATATGAGGAGTAAAAAATGAGTGACTTTATAAAACTATTTGAAGATGAAACAGTTGGTACTATTGAAGCACTTATTGGAACTGCTCCAACTTTAGAGTTAAAAGAAAAACAGGAATTAAGTATCATTTCCAACATTGTTCCGCCTATTGTTTTGGTGAAAATCAAGGTAAGCGGAGATGTGGATGCAGAGGCAATGGTAGCATTACCACCAAATTTGGCAGCATCACTTTCAGACATGATGATGGGTGAAGAAGCCAGTGAGAGAGAAGATGTAAGCGAAGATGATATGGATGCTACAAAAGAGATAGTATCAAATATTTTTGGTGCTATTGCAAATACGCTTTCTGCTCAAAAAGAGTTACCTGTTTTGTCTTTCAGTATTGAAAATATAGAGTTGGTCGGCGATAATGATGAAGTCAGCCTAGAATCTTTCAGCAGAATGTATATATATAAGTTTAACCTGGAATCTGTGCATTCATTGTTGATGTTTATTATAGATGAAAAATTAAAAAATTTGCTGTTTCCATCAGAATCTTCAGAAGAAACAGTCGATGCACATGAGCATACGAGCAGTACTGGTACTTCGGAACATGTCACATCAAACTGTGAAGAAGATATTACCTTGAGCAGTGAAGAGATGAAAAACATTGCACTGATTATGGATGTAAAACTTCCTGTAAAGGTAAGAATCGGAAAAAAAAGAATGTTGTTAAAAGATGTACTGAATATGGATATCGGTTCGGTTATTGAATTAAACCAATTGGCAAATGATCCGTTGGATATTTTGGTGGATAATCATGTTATAGCACAAGGTGAAGTAGTTATTGTAGATGGTAACTTTGGAATACAGGTAACAACGATAGGCACAAAGAAAGAAAGATTAACACAGCTTAAGGGTTAACAAGAAAGTTTGAGGACATAATGAAAGAAAAAGTTTTAGTAGGAATGAGCGGAGGGGTTGATTCAACAATTACTTCTTTATTGTTAAAAGAGCAGGGGTATGAAGTGGAAGGATTATACATGAAACTTCATTCAAAACCCGGGTATCATGAAATTCACCAAGTACGTGCACAAAAAGCTGCTGACTTTGTTGGTATTAAGTTGCATGTACTGGATTTGCAAGAAACTTTTAATAAAAAAGTATTTCAACCATTTATAGATACATACGCTGAAGGAAAAACTCCAAATCCGTGTGCTCTGTGCAACAGAAACCTCAAATTTGGTGAAATGATAAAATTTGCTGATGAAATCGGTGCAGAGTATTTGGCAACCGGACATTATATTAAAACAGACGGAAAGTATTTATACTCTGCAGATGATGATACAAAAGATCAAAGTTATTTTCTTTTTTATATTAACAGAGAAATTCTACCAAGATTAAAATTTCCATTAGGTGAAAGACATAAAAAAGATATAAAAGCATTAGCTGCATCCATAAAAGGATTGGAATCATTTTCATCGCAGGCGGAATCAAGTGAAATCTGTTTTGTAGAAACAACATATACTGATCTGTTAAAAGACTATGTAGAAGTTGATCAACCGGGAGAGGTTCTTGATCAAGAGGGCAATGTTATCGGTGAACATAAGGGGTATATGCATTATACAATCGGAAAACGTAAAGGCTTTACAGTACATGGCGCACATGAGCCTCATTTTGTACTGAGTATCAATCCGAAAAAAAATCAAATAGTTGTCGGGAAAAAAGAAGATCTGGCATGTTATGATGTGAAACTCAATAATCTAAATATGTTTGATGACAGAAAAGAGTTTGACACAACAGTAAAACTCCGTTATAGAACAAAAGCAGTCAAGTGCCATGTAAAAATAGAAGAAGATGTGGCCTATTTGAAACTTGAAGAGAGTGTATTTGGTATTGCAGTCGGACAGGCCGCTGTATTTTATGATGATGACAAACTTATAGGTGGCGGCTGGATTATAGAATCCTAGTTGCCAGTAAACCTCTAAAAAAAGTAACAAATAAAAAACTTCAAAAACTTTTTCAAAAACCCACCAAACATTAAGCGCTTTCTAAGCAAGACTCTCCTATAATTCCCATCCACAAACAGAGAGACCTTATTTAAAAGGCCTAAAGAGACTTCGAGTTGAAGCCGCTGAATATGTTTGAGATCATTGAAAACTAAGCAAGTAAGAGACTTTTTAACTTTAGAGTTAAAGAGATAAATTACTTAGAAATAACTAATAAACAACAACCGTCTATTCTATTTTGAAATCCATACAGGTTTACCTGAATGGTTCCCTTAATAGTAATAGATAACTATACAGTCTAGTAATAAGACCTTAAGCAGTTTTATTAAGACTTAAAATAACAAAGCCAATGATTTAATAATCTTGGGCAAAAGATCAGTAATAAGTTTACTTATCTTTCTATAATAACAATTATGGAGAGTTTGATCCTGGCTCAGAATGAACGCTGGCGGCGTGCTTAACACATGCAAGTCGAACGGTAACAGATAGTAGCTTGCTACTATGCTGACGAGTGGCGCACGGGTGAGTAATATATAGATAATGTGCCCCTTGGACCGGGATAGCCATTGGAAACGATGATTAATACCGGATACTCCTTCTGCTCATAAGAGTAGTCGGGAAATGGATTCCGCCAAGGGATCGGTCTATATCCCATCAGTTAGTTGGTAGTGTAAGAGACTACCAAGACGATGACGGGTAGCGGGTTTGAGAGGATGATCCGCCACACTGGTACTGAGACACGGACCAGACTCCTACGGGAGGCAGCAGTGAGGAATATTGCACAATGGGGGAAACCCTGATGCAGCAACGCCGCGTGGAGGATGACGCATTTCGGTGTGTAAACTCCTTTTATATGTCAAGAAAATGACGGTAGCATATGAATAAGCACCGGCTAACTCCGTGCCAGCAGCCGCGGTAATACGGAGGGTGCAAGCGTTATTCGGAATCACTGGGCGTAAAGGACGCGTAGGCGGGTTGGCAAGTCAGATGTGAAATCCTACAGCTTAACTGTAGAACTGCATTTGAAACTGCCGACCTAGAGTATGGGAGGGGGAGATGGAATTAGTGGTGTAGGGGTAAAATCCGTAGATATCACTAGGAATACCGAAAGCGAAGGCGATCTCCTGGAACATAACTGACGCTAAGGCGTGAAAGCGTGGGGAGCAAACAGGATTAGATACCCTGGTAGTCCACGCCCTAAACGATGTTCACTAGTCGTCGCTCTGCTAGTCAGGGCGGTGATGCACTTAACAGATTAAGTGAACCGCCTGGGGAGTACGGTCGCAAGATTAAAACTCAAAGGAATAGACGGGGACCCGCACAAGTGGTGGAGCATGTGGTTTAATTCGAAGATACGCGAAGAACCTTACCTAGCCTTGACATTGAGAGAACCTGCCAGAGATGGCGGGGTGCCCTTCGGGGAGCTCGAAAACAGGTGCTGCACGGCTGTCGTCAGCTCGTGTCGTGAGATGTTGGGTTAAGTCCCGCAACGAGCGCAACCCTCGTCCTTAGTTGCTAGCAGGTTAAGCTGAGCACTCTAAGGAGACTGCCTTCGTAAGGAGGAGGAAGGTGAGGACGACGTCAAGTCATCATGGCCCTTATGGCTAGGGCTACACACGTGCTACAATGGGGCGTACAGAGTGTTGCGATACCGCGAGGTGGAGCTAATCACTTAAAGCGTCTCTCAGTTCGGATTGGAGTCTGCAACTCGACTCCATGAAGCTGGAATCACTAGTAATCGTAGATCAGCAATGCTACGGTGAATACGTTCCCGGGTCTTGTACTCACCGCCCGTCACACCATGGGAGTTGATTTCACCCGAAATCGGGAAGCCAACCTTCGGGGGGCTACCGCTTACGGTGGAATTAGCGACTGGGGTGAAGTCGTAACAAGGTAACCGTAGGAGAACCTGCGGTTGGATCACCTCCTTTCTAGAGTAAAGAGCAATCATTCGTTTGATTGGCTCAACACAAGAAAATCTCACAAGAGAAATAGTTTATTGGTCATCTTCTAAGTCTTACTTGCTTAGTTTTCAGTGATCTGTGTTCATTTGAATTACGATTATAAATGGGGAATTAGCTCAGCTGGGAGAGCGCCTGCCTTGCACGCAGGAGGTCAGCGGTTCGATCCCGCTATTCTCCACCATTTTTGAGAATTTGCACTGAAAAAGCTTACTCACGTACGAAAGTACGCTACGCAATCTTTTTCAGCACAACTTCTTCAAAAATCAAACAAGTTTCTAAATTAAATATAAGTTCTTAAACACATAAGAATTTATATTTGGTTTAAAAACCAAACGATCATTAAATTACAATTGTTAAAGTCAACAACTATAATAAAGAGATTTATTATAAACTAAATAACTACAATAACAGATCATTCATCTTATTTAGTGTGATGATAATTCTAAAAGGAACTTGTTTCTTAATGGGACTATCAATAGTACATTAAATAAGGTAGTGAACGCAACATAGAATAAAAAGATATTAAGGGCCATAGGTGGATGCCTTGGCTAGTAGAGGCGATGAAAGACGTACTAGGCTGCGAAAAGTCTCGGGGAGCTGCCAAGAAGCTTTGATCCGGGAATTTCTGAATGGGGCGACCCAACGTGGTGCGAATCACGTTACCACCTTCGGGTGGGGCGAACCTAGGGAAGTGAAACATCTCAGTACCTAGAGGAAGAGAAATCAAACGAGATTCCGAGAGTAGCGGCGAGCGAAATTGGAATAGGGCGCATACATTTAGCACATTTGTTAGCAGAACATTCTGGAAAGGATGAGCATAGAGGGTGATACTCCCGTAAGCGAAAACATATGTGTGGAACTAAGGTATGGAACGAGTAGGTCGGGACACGTGTTATCTTGACTGAATATGGGGGGACCACCCTCCAACCCTAAATACTACTACTAGACCGATAGCGAACAAGTACCGTGAGGGAAAGGTGAAAAGGACCGCGGTGAGCGGAGTGAAATAGAACCTGAAACCTATGGCTTACAATCATTCGGAGCACTATTAAATAAGTGTGACGGACTGCCTTTTGCATAATGAGCCTGCGAGTTGTGGTATCTGGCAAGGT
Encoded proteins:
- the aroQ gene encoding type II 3-dehydroquinate dehydratase, which translates into the protein MKIVVIQGPNLNMLGIREQNIYGPMKLEQIHAQMKDVATQNGVEIEFFQSNLEGEIVDKIQECYGEAQGLIINAAAYTHTSIAIRDAISAVSLPTIEVHISNIHRREEFRQKNMIAPVCTSSVVGFGPFGYHLAMMGMLQIMNEIKAAQEAQAQAQKQV
- the folK gene encoding 2-amino-4-hydroxy-6-hydroxymethyldihydropteridine diphosphokinase — protein: MYRKRKINKRLTSFYSLHFPYTAHAKSRHRYETVVGVGGNVGDVRRRFEHLLVVLQKDKRVSIVKTSLILKNPPFGYTDQDDFFNSILVLKTSMQPRVFLRFLLRLEKKFGRKRTFENAPRTLDLDIIFFDNRTIHTQDLIVPHPFYAQRESVMIPLSGVGR
- the flhF gene encoding flagellar biosynthesis protein FlhF, which encodes MKILTFTGRSPSEALKKAKMEIGDEGMLIETKEIQKKALGREALYEIVIGIDEEMIPSTYKKAKKPLSKQQPLKEESREILFDISNAAQQISKISNVTDPLENLYQPSSQQTATAVEPKELKEIKSEINKLTDKVKIIQNMFWDEKSPNLSSQIPPEFSEIYRLASQSGMNREHLDTLMQVTLEHMPLKMRENSSTVKRYFQTILRKMVPIRRETLPNIGAKKVIMLVGPTGVGKTTSIAKLAARYSFLMEKKYKVGLVVLDTYRIGAVEQLMQYARMMKLGIETVVDPPEFSSALESLKYCDYILIDTMGSSPYDRVKIEKIYECLNANNTQYNVDVVLVMPSSIKYEDLKVTYDSFSTLGVDTLMFTKLDETMGFGNIFSLAYETKKPISYFSVGQEVPEDLVCASSDFLIECLLNGFNRSKV
- a CDS encoding MinD/ParA family protein, translated to MIGNQAQKLEELVASNSQKKKSKKTRFIAITSGKGGVGKSTISSNLAYALSQQGLNVGIFDADIGLANLDVMFNVKIKKNILHVLKGEATVSDILIPITRNLILIPGESGDEILKYSDMALFDRFMQEAQVLNKLDVMIIDTGAGIGEHIQMFLNAADDVIVVTVPDPAAITDAYATIKTIATLRNDVFMIMNQVKNEKEAFGVFEKIKKVAKANIGEKLDLQLIGKMNADAKVSTSVKQRALFRRLYPASQPSRDIDAIVRKIIQKLERNVLVTSNESGLSGLFKRLMDHF
- a CDS encoding RNA polymerase sigma factor FliA, translated to MINNAYLQDLKHKEDELALQYLPAVKAMAFRLKERLPSSVDFSDLSAIGTEELIKLARRYDEKLNNSFWGYAKKRVYGAMLDYLRSLDILSRASRKLVKAIDYAVQEYMLTHDEEPSDEELADILDESIEKVHEARIASNIYTVMPLHDQLQVGDEGAALVQIEKEELIGVIKKVLSSYKEREQMIIQLYYFEELTLKEISDILDITESRISQIHKSVIQKIKESIGA
- the fliM gene encoding flagellar motor switch protein FliM yields the protein MADILSQEEIDALLDVVEDEGENVLESDEDALLPQRQVTLYDFKRPNRVSKEQLRAFRGVHDKMARSLASQISSIMRSIVEIQLHSVDQMTYGEFLMSLPNPTSFNVFSVKPLEGSGIIEINPSIAFPMLDRLLGGKGEPFDASREFSDIELSLFETILRVMMSTLKEAWAPVMEIYPTIESKESSPNVVQIVAQNEIVVMVVMEIIIGHSSGMMNICYPVISLEPVLPKLASRDLMLNETSSKKSRNMELKVLLGGAKVNVEANLGDADLTMHDILELKIGDVIRLSSAADDIVTVAVDGKERFRGEIGLRRFRKSISITEIIETEKDTVKRALENLEKQRHEKISGVKDIIHEGEMEFENKYEE
- the fliY gene encoding flagellar motor switch protein FliY, with translation MSDFIKLFEDETVGTIEALIGTAPTLELKEKQELSIISNIVPPIVLVKIKVSGDVDAEAMVALPPNLAASLSDMMMGEEASEREDVSEDDMDATKEIVSNIFGAIANTLSAQKELPVLSFSIENIELVGDNDEVSLESFSRMYIYKFNLESVHSLLMFIIDEKLKNLLFPSESSEETVDAHEHTSSTGTSEHVTSNCEEDITLSSEEMKNIALIMDVKLPVKVRIGKKRMLLKDVLNMDIGSVIELNQLANDPLDILVDNHVIAQGEVVIVDGNFGIQVTTIGTKKERLTQLKG
- the mnmA gene encoding tRNA 2-thiouridine(34) synthase MnmA is translated as MKEKVLVGMSGGVDSTITSLLLKEQGYEVEGLYMKLHSKPGYHEIHQVRAQKAADFVGIKLHVLDLQETFNKKVFQPFIDTYAEGKTPNPCALCNRNLKFGEMIKFADEIGAEYLATGHYIKTDGKYLYSADDDTKDQSYFLFYINREILPRLKFPLGERHKKDIKALAASIKGLESFSSQAESSEICFVETTYTDLLKDYVEVDQPGEVLDQEGNVIGEHKGYMHYTIGKRKGFTVHGAHEPHFVLSINPKKNQIVVGKKEDLACYDVKLNNLNMFDDRKEFDTTVKLRYRTKAVKCHVKIEEDVAYLKLEESVFGIAVGQAAVFYDDDKLIGGGWIIES